One genomic segment of Pseudoalteromonas sp. GCY includes these proteins:
- the purE gene encoding 5-(carboxyamino)imidazole ribonucleotide mutase → MTVGIIMGSKSDWPTMQHAAEMLDKFGIDYETKVVSAHRTPQLLADYASTAAERGIKVIIAGAGGAAHLPGMAAAFTSLPVLGVPVKSKTLNGVDSLLSICQMPKGVAVGTLAIGDAGAANAGLLAAQILGCQQPEIFAKVEAFRKEQTETVLANPDPAK, encoded by the coding sequence ATGACCGTTGGCATCATTATGGGCTCAAAATCAGACTGGCCTACAATGCAACATGCAGCTGAAATGTTAGATAAATTTGGTATTGATTATGAAACTAAAGTGGTTTCAGCTCACCGTACTCCACAGCTTTTAGCGGATTATGCTTCGACAGCAGCAGAACGTGGGATCAAAGTTATCATTGCCGGTGCTGGCGGTGCTGCACACCTACCGGGTATGGCGGCGGCATTCACAAGCCTGCCTGTACTTGGCGTTCCAGTAAAATCAAAAACGCTTAATGGCGTGGATTCATTGCTTTCAATTTGCCAAATGCCTAAAGGTGTTGCGGTAGGTACGTTAGCGATTGGTGACGCTGGTGCTGCAAACGCGGGTTTGCTAGCAGCTCAAATTTTAGGTTGTCAGCAGCCAGAGATTTTTGCAAAAGTAGAAGCGTTCAGAAAAGAACAAACAGAAACTGTACTAGCTAATCCAGATCCTGCGAAATAA
- a CDS encoding TetR/AcrR family transcriptional regulator yields the protein MKKREITYNKILSASWQLFQDNGFENTTTRQIAQAANVATGTVFSHFPTKLDMLKVAMHNQIDELINEAKTSDEQHSASLKLRHYAKYLFAFYLSNRDFSKELLCGIIWHSEFFTGQLNLFKRLLFSEQEYNELKATVMMDCYFMTLLEGLSNEHSSVEQMLHSLSQKLKLVSQ from the coding sequence ATGAAAAAAAGAGAAATTACGTACAATAAAATTCTCAGTGCTAGTTGGCAGCTTTTTCAAGACAATGGTTTTGAAAACACCACTACTCGGCAAATTGCTCAAGCAGCAAACGTGGCGACGGGAACGGTTTTCTCTCACTTCCCCACTAAGCTCGATATGCTCAAAGTCGCAATGCATAACCAAATAGATGAACTAATTAATGAAGCGAAAACATCAGATGAGCAGCATAGTGCCAGCTTAAAGTTACGCCACTATGCAAAGTATTTATTTGCTTTTTATCTTAGTAATAGAGATTTCAGTAAAGAGCTGCTTTGTGGGATTATTTGGCATAGCGAATTCTTTACGGGACAACTCAATTTGTTCAAGCGCTTGTTATTCAGTGAGCAGGAATACAATGAGTTGAAAGCAACCGTTATGATGGACTGCTACTTTATGACCTTATTAGAAGGGTTAAGCAATGAGCATAGCTCTGTTGAGCAAATGCTGCATTCCCTATCTCAGAAGTTGAAACTGGTTAGTCAATAA
- the htpX gene encoding protease HtpX, whose protein sequence is MKRVILFLITNLAVMLVLGIVLSILMSVFGISSRSYTGIMVIAAVFGFGGSFISLYMSKWIAKKSTGAHVIEQPRNETEHWLVSTVAEQAKKAGIAMPEVAIYDSPEMNAFATGPSKNNSLVAVSTGLLHNMDQDQAEAVLAHEVSHVANGDMVTLTLIQGVVNTFVIFFAKVLAGIVDNFLNSDEEESGGSWTYFIFDMIFQILFGILASVVVAYFSRKREFAADKGAADLVGAQKMRSALERLKHNHESQLEGSMMAFGIASGKSIADFFASHPPLDERIKALS, encoded by the coding sequence ATGAAACGCGTCATCTTATTCCTTATCACTAACTTAGCAGTGATGCTTGTGTTAGGAATTGTATTATCTATCTTAATGTCTGTGTTTGGTATTTCTAGCCGAAGCTATACAGGCATTATGGTTATTGCTGCCGTATTTGGATTCGGTGGTTCTTTTATCTCTCTTTACATGTCTAAGTGGATTGCAAAGAAATCTACAGGTGCCCATGTTATTGAGCAACCACGAAACGAAACTGAACATTGGTTAGTTTCTACTGTCGCAGAGCAAGCTAAAAAAGCAGGAATTGCAATGCCAGAAGTTGCGATTTACGACAGCCCTGAAATGAATGCGTTTGCAACCGGGCCGAGTAAAAATAACAGCTTAGTTGCTGTAAGTACTGGCCTACTCCACAACATGGATCAGGATCAAGCAGAGGCAGTTCTTGCGCACGAAGTGTCGCACGTTGCAAATGGCGACATGGTTACGCTTACCTTGATCCAAGGTGTTGTAAATACCTTTGTTATATTCTTCGCTAAAGTATTGGCAGGTATTGTTGACAACTTCTTGAATAGCGATGAAGAAGAGTCAGGTGGAAGCTGGACATATTTTATCTTTGATATGATATTCCAGATCCTCTTTGGTATTTTGGCGTCTGTTGTTGTCGCTTACTTTAGCCGTAAACGAGAATTCGCAGCCGATAAAGGTGCGGCTGATTTAGTCGGTGCGCAAAAAATGCGTTCAGCACTAGAACGTTTGAAGCACAACCATGAATCGCAATTAGAAGGCTCAATGATGGCTTTTGGTATTGCTTCAGGTAAGTCTATTGCTGACTTCTTTGCTTCTCACCCGCCACTTGATGAAAGAATTAAAGCACTTTCGTAA
- a CDS encoding IS1182 family transposase — protein sequence MLKDKTPQQYELEMVAIDQLVPKDHLVRLIDLAIDFEFIRDEVTHLYCKNNGRPAVDPVRMFKILFLGYLFGIQSERRLIKEIQVNVAYRWFLGMGLAEDVIHHSTLSQNRIKRFKDSNIYQSIFDNIVRQAMKQKLIGGYSLFADSTHLKANANKKRYDIEDLKVSPSVYVEQLNEAVLQDREDEGKKPLKCKEETPCTKPTKVSRTDPDSGFMVRDEKPKGFFYLDHRIVDGKHGIIVDTHATAGNVHDSQPIICRLDRALDTFEINPIAVGLDAGYFTAAVCHNLEERQLVGVLGYRRPNKKKGYFAKREYQYQADTDTYLCPQGETLIYKTTSRTGYRHYHSDSRKCGRCPVRNQCTASKNQTKVITRHVWQSSVENANAIRLSDWGKKLYRRRAETVERSFADAKQHHGHRYCRYRGLPKVTAQCLLAAACQNMKKMALMAAH from the coding sequence ATGCTTAAAGACAAAACCCCTCAGCAATATGAACTAGAAATGGTCGCTATCGACCAATTGGTTCCAAAAGACCATTTAGTTCGCCTGATTGACCTTGCGATTGATTTCGAATTCATCCGCGATGAAGTCACCCATCTCTACTGTAAAAACAATGGTCGCCCAGCGGTTGACCCAGTGCGAATGTTCAAGATTTTATTTCTTGGATACCTGTTTGGCATTCAAAGCGAGCGTCGCTTGATTAAGGAAATCCAAGTCAATGTCGCATATCGTTGGTTTTTAGGTATGGGACTAGCTGAAGATGTCATCCACCACTCGACGCTAAGCCAAAACCGCATAAAGCGCTTTAAAGACAGCAACATTTATCAATCCATCTTCGATAACATTGTCCGCCAAGCGATGAAGCAAAAACTCATAGGTGGCTATAGCTTATTTGCTGACAGTACACACCTCAAAGCCAATGCCAATAAAAAGCGCTATGACATAGAAGACTTAAAAGTCAGTCCTTCAGTGTATGTAGAGCAATTGAACGAAGCGGTACTGCAAGACCGGGAGGATGAAGGAAAAAAGCCCCTGAAGTGTAAGGAAGAAACACCTTGCACAAAACCAACCAAAGTCAGCCGCACCGACCCAGATAGCGGGTTTATGGTACGGGATGAAAAGCCAAAAGGGTTCTTCTATCTAGACCATCGAATTGTGGATGGTAAACACGGCATTATTGTTGACACACACGCCACCGCAGGCAATGTCCATGACTCACAACCTATTATCTGTCGACTCGACAGAGCGCTCGATACCTTTGAGATAAACCCTATCGCGGTTGGGCTAGATGCAGGCTATTTTACCGCCGCGGTATGCCACAATCTGGAAGAAAGGCAATTAGTTGGCGTGCTGGGATACCGAAGACCAAATAAAAAGAAAGGCTACTTCGCCAAACGTGAGTATCAATATCAAGCCGATACAGATACTTACCTGTGCCCGCAAGGTGAAACTCTAATCTACAAAACAACAAGCCGAACAGGCTATCGTCACTATCATTCCGACTCAAGAAAATGTGGACGCTGTCCAGTCAGAAATCAATGCACAGCCAGTAAAAATCAAACCAAAGTTATAACGCGGCATGTTTGGCAATCAAGCGTAGAAAACGCCAATGCGATTAGGCTGAGCGACTGGGGTAAAAAGCTCTATCGACGACGAGCCGAAACGGTGGAAAGAAGCTTCGCTGATGCGAAACAACATCATGGACATCGCTACTGCAGATATAGAGGCCTGCCAAAAGTGACCGCGCAGTGCTTGTTAGCAGCGGCATGTCAAAATATGAAGAAAATGGCGCTCATGGCTGCACACTAG
- a CDS encoding hemolysin, whose amino-acid sequence MIKASLTTLGLLSTLFSTYTYADSCPGQVFGINAGRGDIGILFGLDEGAGQASANSLAAFSSSALAYDTSSARWYYASAPRPIDYKVDTSHLNLPADADIPIEGKKHRYIQLAYFDGTSHTIVGRTAYLVGLAYDSTNDRLIGTSYDSIYSIDKNTGDATKLSDLPSLAGKYRGDLEFYNGRLILVTSAAVYQVNTNDFSVTKLSDHDLTAVTGASLNSNGELIISRVIINDAGHTNKSAIYKLNPDTGGTCYINTLPIRVNDLAYNPNGSSTCYTVSGCGGTPTPPSPPSFTLTSIDNTVYEGSTLSYQITLSKAFEQDVSFSVAVNDVTTQSNDYVAPSTSLVIPAGSTTATIQIATIDDTEYTGDRELSLSVTGVSNTSGNETLSGNILDNETACVPDNYTRINYAFVREDSLFNNDWGIKVNGQYIKLLDEYGSAGSYDILQGQSFTYVLAIDGNSSTLSTNYQVSGTNQRWEDENDNDYNDFEVSVTTQTIQKGCN is encoded by the coding sequence ATGATAAAAGCATCACTCACAACACTTGGTTTACTCTCAACATTATTTTCCACATACACCTATGCAGATAGTTGCCCAGGTCAGGTTTTTGGTATTAACGCTGGCCGTGGCGATATTGGTATTTTGTTTGGCCTAGATGAAGGTGCAGGACAAGCCAGCGCCAACAGCCTAGCTGCTTTTAGTTCATCGGCACTAGCCTATGATACTAGCAGTGCGCGTTGGTACTATGCATCCGCACCAAGGCCAATCGACTATAAAGTTGATACCAGTCATCTAAACTTACCAGCTGACGCGGATATTCCCATTGAAGGTAAAAAACATCGCTATATTCAACTGGCATATTTTGATGGAACCTCTCATACCATTGTCGGTAGAACGGCTTATTTGGTGGGATTGGCATATGACAGCACAAACGATAGACTCATTGGAACGAGTTACGATTCTATTTACAGCATAGATAAAAACACAGGCGACGCGACTAAACTCTCGGATCTCCCCTCATTGGCTGGAAAATACCGCGGCGATCTTGAGTTTTATAATGGCCGCTTAATCCTAGTCACCAGTGCAGCCGTCTACCAAGTTAATACCAACGACTTTTCTGTGACTAAATTATCTGATCACGACCTAACAGCCGTTACAGGAGCAAGCCTTAATAGTAACGGAGAGCTTATTATCAGTCGCGTTATCATTAATGACGCCGGACACACCAACAAAAGCGCGATTTATAAGTTAAACCCTGATACAGGAGGCACCTGTTATATCAATACACTACCAATAAGAGTAAATGACCTTGCATATAACCCAAATGGCAGCAGCACATGCTATACAGTTTCTGGTTGCGGCGGCACACCAACCCCTCCTTCGCCACCGTCTTTTACGTTAACGAGTATTGATAACACGGTTTATGAAGGAAGTACCCTTAGCTATCAAATTACCTTAAGTAAAGCCTTCGAGCAGGACGTCAGCTTTTCAGTAGCGGTTAATGATGTGACAACGCAATCAAATGACTACGTGGCACCATCTACTTCATTGGTAATACCTGCGGGCAGCACAACTGCTACCATTCAAATAGCAACAATAGACGATACTGAGTACACTGGCGATCGGGAACTCTCTTTGAGCGTAACAGGCGTGAGCAATACCTCAGGCAATGAAACCCTATCGGGAAATATACTCGACAATGAAACCGCATGTGTGCCTGACAACTACACGCGGATCAATTACGCGTTCGTCAGAGAAGACTCATTATTCAATAATGACTGGGGTATCAAAGTAAATGGCCAGTATATTAAATTGCTTGATGAATACGGCAGTGCCGGCAGCTACGACATCCTTCAAGGACAATCCTTTACCTATGTGCTCGCTATTGATGGTAACAGCAGTACACTATCAACCAACTACCAAGTCTCAGGTACCAACCAACGTTGGGAAGATGAAAACGATAACGATTACAATGACTTTGAGGTCAGCGTGACAACACAAACCATTCAAAAAGGTTGTAACTAG
- a CDS encoding S9 family peptidase yields the protein MLKLSLISMAVASGLFLSGCQTTEVSPKPQHIETNSPVQQVVATPVDFGGEQITLKQAMAHPDWLGRQPESAYWGADSKTVFYKRKQVGSELRDLFKVSSAQTSETVSLSDLHAVGAANAIYNKERTLQSYEFKGNIFIKNLKSGALTQVTHSSNYEYAPQFLSDDRLAYRSGNTLFAFDLATGLTKELVKLHLADKPEGVKEPNGYIAEQQHELIQFVALTHKNSKDREARNQEIEANNASIQDNQFYLGKGKTLISVSLAPTGDKLIAVITDDKPSRSDSDIMPNYVSQNGDIDPVKARRRVADTKPMSSDVIFIDLAKSEQVTLSYDTLPGFDEDVLAEVKRENAKAKGESYKSEKAPRDINLIDTWGWSQSAIQWNSDGSQVAVMLGAWDNKDRWLATVDFDKQQFVSQHRLHDEAWINYTYNDFGWLSNQDALYYLSEQTGYSQLYVKPLNGKAKAMTSGKFVVSEPTLTHDSQFVYYKANKDHPGIYEIYRVNLASGEDEQLTDLDGLTDYQLSPDEQKLLLTHSKIMMPPELYVADAAPKAAVSRLTNTVSDAFLNKKLIAPKIVAVPSSHQGEPVYAKVYYPADYQEGETGKNRKAVIFNHGAGYLQNSHMGWSNYFREFMFHSLLASEGYVVMDMDYRGSKGYGRDWRTAIYRHMGKPEIEDLADGVEWMVNNANVDRGAVGTYGGSYGGFMTFMALFTQPDLFQAGAALRPVTDWAYYNDPYTSNILNRPDVDPIAYKRSSPIYHAEGLKNKLLINAPMVDDNVFFQDVVRLVQRLIELEKEDFETAIYPVEPHGFRQPSSWLDEYRRIYKLFKESL from the coding sequence ATGTTGAAACTCTCTCTTATCTCGATGGCCGTCGCTTCAGGTTTATTCCTTTCTGGTTGTCAAACCACTGAAGTAAGCCCAAAACCACAACACATTGAAACCAACTCACCAGTCCAACAAGTCGTTGCTACTCCCGTTGATTTCGGTGGTGAGCAGATCACCTTAAAACAAGCAATGGCGCATCCTGATTGGTTGGGAAGACAACCAGAAAGCGCATACTGGGGAGCTGATAGCAAAACCGTTTTCTATAAGCGTAAGCAGGTTGGTTCAGAGTTAAGAGATCTATTTAAAGTCAGTAGCGCACAAACAAGCGAAACGGTTTCGCTGTCAGATTTGCACGCAGTTGGTGCTGCAAACGCGATTTATAATAAAGAAAGGACGCTACAATCTTATGAATTTAAAGGCAACATATTCATTAAAAACCTGAAGTCTGGCGCTTTAACACAAGTTACTCATTCTTCTAACTATGAGTATGCACCGCAATTCTTAAGTGATGACCGATTAGCTTACCGTTCAGGCAATACGCTGTTTGCGTTCGATTTAGCCACTGGCTTAACAAAAGAACTGGTAAAGTTACATTTAGCGGATAAGCCTGAAGGGGTGAAAGAGCCTAATGGATATATCGCTGAACAGCAACATGAGCTTATTCAATTCGTCGCGCTAACGCACAAAAACAGCAAAGATCGAGAAGCGAGAAATCAAGAGATAGAAGCGAATAACGCAAGCATCCAAGATAATCAGTTTTATCTTGGTAAAGGAAAAACGCTTATCTCAGTTAGCTTAGCACCTACAGGTGATAAGTTAATCGCCGTGATCACCGATGATAAACCAAGTCGTTCTGACTCTGACATCATGCCTAACTACGTGAGTCAAAACGGTGACATTGATCCGGTAAAAGCTCGCCGTCGCGTTGCAGACACTAAACCAATGAGTTCTGATGTTATTTTCATTGATTTAGCAAAATCAGAGCAAGTCACGCTGAGCTATGATACTTTACCTGGCTTTGATGAAGATGTACTAGCCGAGGTGAAACGCGAAAATGCTAAGGCAAAAGGTGAATCATATAAGAGTGAAAAAGCACCACGTGATATCAACCTGATTGACACATGGGGCTGGAGTCAATCCGCTATCCAATGGAATAGTGACGGTTCTCAAGTCGCGGTCATGCTCGGCGCCTGGGATAATAAAGACAGATGGTTAGCGACAGTTGATTTTGATAAACAACAATTCGTTTCTCAGCATCGCCTACACGATGAAGCATGGATCAATTATACCTACAATGACTTTGGTTGGTTAAGCAACCAAGACGCTTTGTACTATCTTTCAGAGCAAACTGGATATAGTCAGCTTTATGTTAAGCCGCTTAACGGTAAAGCAAAAGCAATGACTTCAGGGAAGTTTGTGGTTTCTGAGCCAACCTTAACCCACGATAGTCAATTTGTTTATTACAAAGCCAATAAAGATCACCCAGGTATATACGAAATTTATCGCGTCAATTTAGCAAGCGGTGAAGATGAGCAGTTAACAGATTTAGATGGTCTGACTGACTACCAGTTAAGCCCAGATGAGCAAAAGCTGTTGTTAACTCACTCAAAAATCATGATGCCTCCTGAACTTTATGTGGCGGATGCAGCGCCAAAAGCAGCGGTGTCACGACTCACTAATACAGTCTCTGATGCGTTTTTAAATAAGAAGCTAATTGCACCTAAGATTGTTGCGGTTCCTTCAAGCCATCAAGGTGAGCCTGTCTACGCAAAAGTATATTACCCGGCAGATTATCAAGAAGGTGAAACGGGTAAAAACCGTAAGGCTGTGATCTTTAATCATGGTGCGGGCTATTTGCAGAACTCACATATGGGCTGGTCGAACTACTTTAGAGAGTTTATGTTCCATTCACTCCTCGCGAGCGAAGGCTATGTCGTCATGGACATGGACTATCGTGGCTCAAAAGGCTACGGTAGAGACTGGAGAACGGCAATCTATCGTCATATGGGTAAACCAGAAATCGAAGATTTGGCAGACGGTGTTGAGTGGATGGTGAACAACGCTAACGTTGACCGTGGCGCTGTGGGTACTTATGGTGGTTCATATGGCGGCTTTATGACATTTATGGCGCTATTTACTCAGCCAGATCTATTCCAAGCAGGTGCGGCTTTACGTCCAGTTACCGATTGGGCCTATTACAACGACCCGTACACCTCAAATATCCTTAATCGCCCAGATGTTGACCCAATTGCATACAAACGCAGTTCGCCTATCTATCATGCTGAAGGTTTGAAAAACAAGCTACTGATCAACGCGCCTATGGTTGATGATAACGTGTTTTTCCAAGATGTTGTGCGCTTGGTGCAACGACTAATCGAGCTAGAAAAGGAAGATTTTGAAACGGCAATTTACCCGGTTGAACCCCATGGCTTTAGACAGCCATCAAGTTGGTTGGATGAATACCGTCGTATATACAAGCTGTTTAAAGAAAGTTTGTAA
- a CDS encoding GNAT family N-acetyltransferase has translation MEFETPRLVIRPIRHKDNPQLLALLNLPQVKAYNDYGDNLTEVDLKCMIQMDIERQYESRGGRFCLVCKSTKAVIGCIGFYHEDGDTEGLHIGYELLPDYWGKGVMFEALRCLFSNKSQIEFELNVILAHVSADNHRSLNLLKRLGFSAVESNLYKIEL, from the coding sequence ATGGAATTTGAAACACCAAGGCTAGTCATCAGGCCTATAAGGCACAAAGATAATCCGCAGTTATTAGCGCTACTTAATTTACCGCAGGTAAAAGCGTATAACGACTACGGCGACAACCTCACTGAAGTAGACCTTAAATGCATGATCCAAATGGATATTGAGCGTCAATATGAAAGTAGAGGTGGGCGTTTTTGCCTCGTGTGTAAAAGCACTAAAGCGGTGATTGGTTGCATTGGTTTCTATCACGAAGACGGAGATACTGAGGGCCTACATATTGGCTATGAATTACTGCCAGATTATTGGGGTAAAGGTGTGATGTTTGAAGCATTACGTTGTTTATTTTCAAACAAAAGTCAGATTGAGTTTGAGCTCAATGTGATTTTGGCGCATGTATCGGCTGATAATCACCGTTCATTAAACCTACTCAAGCGTTTAGGGTTTAGCGCTGTTGAAAGTAATCTGTATAAGATTGAGTTATAA
- a CDS encoding 5-(carboxyamino)imidazole ribonucleotide synthase, which yields MNILVLGAGQLARMMSLSSTHLDIKVLAYDVGSQTVINPVTFASTPESLQQAIDNADAITAEFEHIPHDVLALCEQSGKFYPGAEAIATGGDRAKEKALLDKTSVPCAPFKIITDKTHFLTAIDELGMPLVVKTCQAGYDGKGQWRVKSESEIDSTWAEMSEFLQAGTEAQPHSIVAEKMIPFDREVSIIGVRAKNGECKIYPLTENQHTNGVLTLSIAGKEKANIQAEDAFSKLANALDYVGVLAIEFFDVEGQLLVNEIAPRVHNSGHWSQQGAHVSQFENHIRAVAGLPIGDTRLLRPTAMINVLGQSHIPSQVLAVSGATSHWYGKDAKPGRKMGHINVSADSLHKLGEALAELADILPEADYPGVMETAQQLILN from the coding sequence ATGAATATTCTTGTTTTAGGGGCGGGACAATTAGCCCGTATGATGAGTTTATCCTCAACTCATCTTGATATAAAAGTGTTGGCTTATGATGTTGGCAGCCAAACGGTAATAAACCCCGTTACCTTTGCATCAACACCAGAGTCATTACAGCAAGCCATTGACAATGCTGATGCCATCACTGCCGAATTTGAACATATTCCACATGATGTTTTAGCGCTTTGCGAACAAAGCGGTAAGTTCTACCCTGGCGCAGAAGCAATAGCCACTGGCGGTGACCGCGCGAAAGAAAAAGCGCTGCTAGATAAAACATCTGTACCTTGTGCTCCTTTCAAAATCATTACGGATAAAACGCATTTTCTCACAGCGATTGATGAGTTAGGCATGCCTTTGGTCGTTAAAACCTGTCAGGCAGGCTATGATGGGAAAGGGCAATGGCGAGTAAAATCAGAGTCTGAAATAGATAGTACTTGGGCCGAAATGTCCGAGTTTTTGCAAGCAGGCACTGAAGCACAGCCTCACTCTATCGTTGCTGAAAAAATGATACCGTTTGACCGTGAGGTGTCGATTATTGGTGTGCGCGCCAAAAATGGCGAATGTAAAATCTATCCGTTGACTGAAAACCAGCATACCAATGGTGTACTGACCCTATCAATTGCTGGTAAAGAGAAAGCCAATATTCAAGCGGAAGACGCATTTTCGAAACTTGCGAATGCACTCGATTATGTTGGTGTACTTGCTATTGAGTTTTTCGATGTTGAAGGTCAATTATTGGTTAATGAAATAGCGCCTAGGGTACATAACTCAGGACATTGGTCTCAACAAGGTGCCCATGTGAGCCAGTTTGAAAACCATATTCGTGCCGTTGCCGGTTTACCGATTGGTGATACAAGACTGCTTCGCCCAACCGCGATGATTAATGTGTTAGGGCAAAGTCACATTCCATCGCAAGTTCTTGCTGTCTCGGGGGCAACCAGTCACTGGTATGGCAAAGATGCGAAACCGGGCAGAAAAATGGGGCATATCAATGTTTCAGCTGACTCACTTCATAAGTTAGGTGAAGCACTGGCAGAGCTTGCTGACATCTTGCCTGAAGCAGACTACCCTGGGGTCATGGAAACCGCTCAGCAATTAATTTTGAATTAA
- the bioD gene encoding dethiobiotin synthase — translation MNQAYFITGTDTEVGKTYISTLLLKLLAKHGKKAFGFKPVAADAEEAFGELVNVDAISLMEAATVHGTYEQVNPFCFAPPIAPHIAAKQVNVDITVDKLHEHYSEIQQLGAEYILCEGAGGWALPINDNEYLYDWVAKAQLPVILVVGMKLGCLNHAFLTAESIKQKGLNLVGWIANQVDPEMSVFEENLESLKLRLDCPLLATAPYSESTPKLQLRSALLELFELKSGTS, via the coding sequence ATGAATCAAGCATATTTTATAACTGGGACCGACACTGAAGTAGGTAAAACCTATATTTCTACTTTATTACTGAAACTGTTGGCCAAGCACGGCAAAAAGGCTTTTGGCTTTAAGCCGGTTGCGGCAGATGCTGAAGAGGCATTTGGTGAACTAGTGAACGTTGATGCTATCAGTTTGATGGAAGCTGCGACGGTGCACGGAACTTACGAGCAAGTTAACCCATTTTGTTTTGCACCTCCAATTGCGCCGCATATTGCAGCAAAACAGGTAAATGTTGACATCACAGTCGATAAGCTACATGAGCACTATAGTGAAATCCAGCAACTGGGTGCTGAGTATATACTGTGTGAAGGTGCAGGTGGCTGGGCACTGCCCATTAACGACAATGAATATCTGTATGATTGGGTCGCCAAAGCACAACTCCCCGTCATTTTAGTGGTTGGCATGAAGTTAGGCTGTTTGAATCACGCATTTTTAACGGCAGAATCTATCAAGCAAAAAGGACTGAATTTGGTGGGGTGGATAGCAAATCAGGTTGACCCTGAGATGTCTGTATTTGAAGAAAACCTTGAAAGTTTAAAGCTTCGTCTAGACTGTCCACTGCTTGCAACAGCGCCTTACAGTGAGAGCACGCCAAAGCTACAGCTTCGCTCTGCGTTACTAGAGTTGTTTGAGCTTAAATCAGGTACCAGTTAA